One Mycobacteroides abscessus ATCC 19977 genomic window carries:
- a CDS encoding tetratricopeptide repeat protein, which yields MTSADDTPLARALMIEELIGIRQYDTARIQLAEALTTWPDEPDLLSTGAYLDLQLGHYAGAMWYADNALRFDPGNGQAQRIRISVLLRGWNKMPAMAAAQHLVRTHPNRASSHYMMAVVLYARRHKRAALAAIDEALRIDPDDSSYRNLRGQIVGMRSWKGKALKEFRTALRIDPGNASAMENVGKAQSRRWRLSSALRAYLDLGAMDIRRADDVRAGVSEVFNRVVSVMMPVNFLALVILGASAGVATRYGNHQLPIPAQVIAALLAIGVIALPVWMVLTVPQRSANALWASLRRSKLISLCVVLGMAIALSLLVVAVIGSRAAAEAALPLIALPVLIVFALRLVADFVG from the coding sequence GTGACTTCAGCTGACGATACCCCGTTGGCTCGTGCGCTGATGATCGAAGAGCTGATCGGGATACGCCAGTACGACACCGCACGGATTCAACTTGCCGAGGCGCTGACTACCTGGCCCGATGAGCCGGATCTGTTGTCGACCGGCGCATACCTGGATCTGCAGCTCGGGCACTACGCCGGGGCGATGTGGTACGCGGATAACGCGTTGCGTTTCGATCCCGGTAACGGCCAGGCCCAGCGGATCCGCATTTCGGTGCTGCTTCGCGGCTGGAACAAGATGCCGGCCATGGCGGCCGCGCAACACCTGGTGCGGACACACCCGAATCGGGCATCGAGCCACTACATGATGGCGGTGGTGCTGTACGCCCGACGGCACAAACGTGCGGCGCTGGCTGCTATCGACGAGGCGCTGCGCATCGATCCGGACGACTCGTCCTACCGGAACCTCCGAGGTCAGATTGTCGGGATGCGCAGTTGGAAAGGTAAGGCGCTCAAGGAGTTCCGAACGGCCCTGCGAATAGACCCGGGCAATGCCTCGGCGATGGAGAACGTTGGCAAGGCGCAGTCGCGCCGATGGCGGTTGTCGAGTGCGCTGCGTGCATACCTGGATCTGGGTGCCATGGACATCCGGCGGGCCGATGATGTCCGGGCCGGAGTTTCCGAGGTATTCAACCGCGTGGTCAGTGTGATGATGCCGGTGAATTTCCTGGCGTTGGTGATTCTCGGCGCGTCCGCGGGGGTTGCCACGCGGTATGGCAATCATCAGCTGCCCATACCCGCGCAAGTGATCGCGGCCCTGCTGGCGATCGGCGTGATCGCGCTGCCCGTGTGGATGGTGCTGACCGTCCCGCAGCGCTCGGCTAACGCGCTGTGGGCCAGCCTGCGGCGATCGAAACTGATCAGCCTGTGCGTGGTGCTGGGTATGGCGATCGCGCTTTCTCTGCTGGTCGTCGCGGTCATCGGGTCGCGGGCCGCTGCCGAGGCCGCCTTGCCGCTCATCGCATTGCCGGTACTGATCGTCTTCGCGCTGCGCCTGGTCGCGGATTTCGTGGGTTAG
- a CDS encoding ATP-binding protein, whose protein sequence is MANDAVITEMLAAVEASPDVLALRLRVIELLISSRRFAEALNHCTVALQQAPGDARALELLAACSAGLNSPAPEPVAASAGFDWSAAEDQVADIVRPAFVEEEPEPLGPNDVGALEKSDVRLADVGGMADVKRQLDLSLFGPLRNPELVKAFGVSARGGLLLYGPPGCGKTFLARAVAGELGANFYPVGIADVMHPIFGQSEQRMHEIFEIARRNAPCVLFFDELDALGHRRSQLSGSSGLRPLVNQLLAELDPATESNEGLYVLGATNHPWDVDAALRRPGRFDRMILVALPDEEARIAIVKYHLRDRPLEGINLKSIAKRTEGRSGADLAHICNTATQFAMADSISTGQVRPVRMADIDTAIAQVGASAGGWFDTARNVVEFSNSDGTYDELAKYLRHRRSR, encoded by the coding sequence GTGGCCAACGACGCCGTGATCACCGAGATGCTGGCCGCGGTGGAGGCCAGTCCCGACGTTCTCGCGCTGCGATTGCGTGTCATCGAGCTGCTGATCTCAAGCCGCCGCTTTGCCGAGGCGCTGAATCACTGCACCGTGGCGTTGCAGCAGGCGCCGGGAGACGCCAGGGCGCTGGAATTGCTCGCCGCATGTTCGGCCGGCCTGAACTCTCCGGCTCCTGAGCCGGTAGCGGCCTCGGCGGGCTTTGACTGGTCGGCGGCCGAGGATCAAGTGGCCGATATCGTCCGGCCCGCCTTCGTCGAGGAAGAGCCCGAACCATTGGGGCCGAACGATGTGGGGGCGTTGGAGAAATCCGATGTGCGGCTCGCGGACGTCGGCGGTATGGCCGATGTCAAACGACAGTTGGACCTCTCATTGTTCGGGCCGCTCCGCAATCCCGAGTTGGTCAAGGCCTTTGGCGTCTCGGCCAGAGGCGGCCTGCTGCTGTATGGGCCGCCGGGATGCGGCAAGACCTTCCTGGCCCGTGCGGTGGCCGGTGAACTGGGCGCCAATTTCTATCCCGTCGGTATCGCGGATGTCATGCATCCGATCTTTGGCCAGAGCGAACAACGGATGCATGAGATCTTTGAGATCGCACGGCGCAATGCGCCGTGTGTGCTGTTCTTCGATGAACTGGACGCTCTGGGGCATCGCCGTTCGCAGCTGTCGGGAAGTTCGGGGCTGCGGCCGCTGGTGAATCAGCTTCTGGCAGAGCTAGACCCGGCGACTGAGAGTAACGAGGGGCTTTACGTCCTGGGTGCTACCAACCACCCATGGGATGTGGACGCCGCGCTGCGCAGGCCCGGACGGTTCGACCGGATGATCTTGGTGGCGTTGCCTGACGAGGAGGCGCGGATCGCCATCGTCAAGTACCACCTGCGAGATCGGCCGCTTGAAGGCATCAATCTGAAATCAATCGCCAAGCGCACCGAGGGGCGCTCGGGCGCCGACCTGGCCCATATCTGCAACACCGCTACTCAATTCGCGATGGCCGACTCGATCAGTACCGGGCAGGTGCGGCCGGTACGGATGGCAGATATCGACACGGCCATCGCACAGGTGGGTGCCAGTGCGGGCGGCTGGTTCGACACCGCGCGCAATGTTGTCGAATTCTCCAACTCGGACGGCACCTATGATGAGTTGGCAAAGTATCTGCGCCATAGGCGATCTCGGTGA
- a CDS encoding alpha/beta fold hydrolase, translating into MGSAALQDRYLQSCLGGLHVRIGGEGPVILFWPSLLMTGSMWAAQAEYFADRYTVILVDPPGHGDSQSLTRMFRFEDCAHAITQILDSLGIERAHVVGNSWGGMIGGTFTAMYPHRAGASVLMNATASRASMRQRVEFRLLTEIVRILGRFREPLTTRAVKAFVGPTIMRERPHVEQSIRAELRDLRVDSVYWAVNSVVPARPDQRELLGRITTPILVIAGREDPTFPVAETELMAEAIPGAELVIMENTGHLAALERPEEVNALIDDFLKRHPIED; encoded by the coding sequence ATGGGCAGCGCCGCATTGCAGGACCGATACCTCCAGAGCTGCCTCGGTGGGCTGCATGTGCGGATCGGAGGCGAAGGACCCGTCATCCTCTTTTGGCCCAGCCTCTTGATGACGGGATCGATGTGGGCCGCCCAGGCCGAATACTTCGCCGACCGCTACACCGTGATCCTGGTCGACCCGCCCGGCCACGGCGACAGCCAGTCGCTCACCCGGATGTTCCGCTTCGAGGACTGCGCACATGCCATCACACAGATCCTCGACTCCCTCGGTATCGAGCGCGCCCACGTCGTCGGCAATTCTTGGGGCGGGATGATCGGGGGGACCTTCACGGCCATGTACCCACACAGAGCGGGAGCGTCGGTGCTGATGAACGCCACCGCGTCGCGGGCAAGCATGCGCCAACGGGTCGAGTTTCGGCTGCTCACCGAGATTGTCCGGATTCTCGGCCGATTCCGTGAGCCGCTCACCACCCGTGCCGTCAAGGCCTTCGTCGGGCCCACCATCATGCGCGAGCGCCCGCACGTCGAGCAGTCCATCCGCGCGGAACTGCGCGATCTCAGGGTCGATTCGGTGTACTGGGCGGTCAACAGCGTTGTTCCGGCACGACCCGATCAACGCGAGCTGTTGGGTCGCATCACCACACCGATTCTGGTGATCGCGGGACGCGAGGACCCAACCTTTCCGGTCGCCGAGACCGAGCTCATGGCCGAGGCGATTCCCGGCGCCGAATTGGTGATCATGGAGAACACGGGGCATCTCGCGGCGCTGGAGCGCCCCGAAGAGGTCAATGCCCTGATCGACGACTTCCTCAAACGGCACCCGATCGAGGACTAA
- a CDS encoding DMT family protein, translated as MIAARLLPPVLLICSNIFMTFAWYGHLKFKDHPLWVVVLVSWLIAFFEYCLAVPANRLGSEVYSGAELKAMQEVITLTVFLGFAVWYLGEKLTLNHFIGFTLIAAGAYFVINGPLG; from the coding sequence ATGATCGCCGCCAGGTTGCTACCGCCAGTGCTGCTCATCTGTTCGAACATCTTCATGACGTTCGCCTGGTACGGACATCTCAAATTCAAGGACCACCCGCTATGGGTGGTGGTGCTCGTGAGCTGGCTCATCGCGTTCTTCGAGTACTGCCTGGCGGTGCCTGCGAATCGCCTTGGCAGCGAGGTATATTCCGGCGCCGAACTCAAGGCGATGCAAGAGGTCATCACCTTGACCGTGTTCCTGGGCTTCGCCGTCTGGTACCTGGGCGAGAAGCTCACCCTCAACCACTTCATCGGCTTCACGCTCATCGCGGCTGGGGCCTACTTCGTCATCAATGGGCCCCTTGGCTGA